The following are from one region of the Muntiacus reevesi chromosome 3, mMunRee1.1, whole genome shotgun sequence genome:
- the RALGDS gene encoding ral guanine nucleotide dissociation stimulator isoform X2: MVQRMWAEAAGPAGGAESLFPGSRRSRSVWDAVRLEVGGPDSCPVVLHSFTQLDPDLPRLESSTQEIGEELVNGVIYSISLRKVQVHHGANKGQRWLGCENESALNLYETCKVRTVKAGTLEKLVEHLVPAFQGSDLSYVTIFLCTYRAFTTTQQVLDLLFKRYGCILPYSTEDGGPQDQLKNAISSILGTWLDQYSEDFCQPPDFPCLRQLVAYVQLNMPGSDLERRAHLLLAQLEHADLGEAEPEALSPAPVPALKPAAEPEPALGPDLEPAPARAPEPAPTPAPTPPPELEPALSQALELEPAAGPDPPWPLPVAAENGLGEGKPHLLAFPPDLVAEQFTLMDAELFKKVVPYHCLGSIWSQRDKKGKEHLAPTVRATVTQFNSVANCVITTCLGDRSVSARHRARVVEHWIEVARECRVLKNFSSLHAILSALQSNSIHRLKKTWEEVSRDSLRVFQKLSEIFSDENNYSLSRELLIKEGTSKFATLEMNPKRAQRRPKEAGVIQGTVPYLGTFLTDLVMLDTAMKDYLYGRLINFEKRRKEFEVIAQIKLLQSACNNYSITPEEHFGAWFRAMERLSEAESYTLSCELEPPSESASNTLKVKKNTAIVKRWSDRQAPSAELSTSGSCHSKSCDQLRCGPYLSSGDIADALSVHSAGSSSSDVEEINMSFVPESPDGQEKKFWESASQSSPETSGISSASSSTSSSSASTTPVASTRTHKRSVSGVCSYGSSLPLYNQQVGDSCIIRVSLDVDNGNMYKSILVTSQDKAPAVIRKAMDKHNLDEDEPEDYELVQVISDDRKLKIPDNANVFYAMNSTANYDFVLKKRTFTKGTKVRHGASSTLPRMKQKGLKIAKGIFP; encoded by the exons AGCTCCACACAGGAGATCGGCGAGGAGCTGGTCAACGGGGTCATCTACTCCATTTCCCTGCGGAAGGTCCAAGTGCACCACGGCGCCAACAAGGGCCAGCGCTGGCTCGGG TGTGAAAATGAGTCGGCCCTGAACCTGTACGAGACCTGCAAGGTGCGGACCGTGAAGGCGGGCACGCTGGAGAAGCTGGTGGAGCACCTGGTGCCTGCCTTCCAGGGCAGCGACCTCTCCTACGTCACCATCTTCTTGTGCACCTACCGAGCCTTCACCAccacccagcaggtcctggacCTGCTGTTCAAGAG ATACGGGTGCATCCTTCCCTACTCCACTGAGGACGGCGGACCCCAGGACCAACTCAAAAA TGCCATCTCCTCCATCCTGGGCACCTGGCTGGACCAGTACTCGGAGGACTTCTGTCAGCCCCCCGACTTCCCCTGCCTCAGGCAGCTGGTGGCCTACGTGCAGCTCAACATGCCCGGCTCCGACCTGGAGCGCCGGGCCCACCTCCTCCTGGCCCAGCTGGAGCACGCAGACCTCGGCGAGGCAGAGCCAGAGG CTCTGTCCCCAGCTCCAGTTCCAGCTCTGAAACCAGCTGCTGAGCCAGAACCCGCCCTAGGCCCAGACCTTGAGCCAGCTCCGGCACGGGCCCCAGAGCCAGCCCCGACGCCAGCTCCGACGCCGCCTCCAGAGCTCGAGCCGGCTCTCTCGCAAGCTCTAGAGCTCGAGCCAGCTGCAGGCCCAGACCCCCCCTGGCCTTTGCCCGTGGCCGCAGAGaacgggctgggggaggggaagcccCACCTCCTGGCGTTCCCTCCTGACCTGGTGGCGGAGCAGTTCACGCTGATGGACGCG GAGCTGTTCAAGAAGGTGGTCCCCTACCACTGCCTGGGCTCCATCTGGTCGCAGCGGGACAAGAAGGGCAAGGAGCACCTGGCCCCCACCGTCCGTGCCACCGTCACCCAGTTCAACAGCGTGGCCAACTGCGTCATCACCACCTGCCTCGGGGACCGGAGCGTGTCGGCCCGCCACCGGGCCAGGGTGGTGGAGCACTGGATCGAGGTGGCCAGG GAGTGCCGGGTCCTCAAGAACTTCTCCTCCCTCCACGCCATCCTCTCTGCCCTGCAGAGCAACTCCATCCACCGGCTGAAGAAGACATGGGAGGAGGTCTCCAG gGACAGCCTCCGCGTCTTTCAGAAGCTGTCGGAGATTTTCTCAGACGAGAACAACTACTCCCTAAGCAGAGAGCTGCTCATCAAG GAGGGGACCTCCAAGTTTGCCACCCTGGAGATGAACCCCAAGCGAGCCCAGAGGCGCCCAAAAGAGGCG GGCGTCATCCAGGGCACCGTTCCCTACTTGGGCACGTTCCTCACGGACCTGGTGATGCTGGATACTGCCATGAAGGACTATCTGTAT GGGAGACTGATCAACTTCgagaagaggaggaag GAATTTGAAGTGATCGCCCAGATCAAGCTGCTCCAGTCGGCCTGCAACAATTACAGCATCACACCCGAAGAGCACTTCGGGGCCTGGTTCCGGGCCATGGAGCGGCTCAGCGAGGCGGAGAG CTACACATTGTCATGTGAGCTGGAGCCCCCCTCCGAGTCGGCCAGCAACACCCTCAAGGTCAAGAAGAACACGGCCATCGTCAAGCGCTGGAGCGA CCGCCAGGCCCCCAGCGCAGAGCTCAGTACCAGCGGCAGCTGCCACTCCAAGTCCTGTGACCAACTCAGGTGCGGCCCCTACCTCAGCAGCGGGGACATTGCTGACGCACTCAGCGTCCACTCGGCCGGCTCCTCCAGCTCCGACGTGGAGGAGATCAACATGAGCTTCGTCCCAGAGTCCCCCGACGgccaggagaagaag TTCTGGGAGTCGGCCTCCCAGTCGTCCCCGGAGACCTCCGGCATCAGCTCGGCCTCCAGCAGCACAtcctcctcctcagcctccaCCACGCCCGTGGCCAGCACGCGCACCCACAAGCGCTCCGTGTCCGGGGTCTGCAGCTACGGCTCCTCACTGCCCCTCTACAACCAGCAGGTGGGCGACTCCTGCATCATCCGGGTGAGCCTGGACGTGGACAACGGCAACATGTACAAGAGCATCCTG GTGACCAGCCAAGACAAGGCTCCAGCTGTAATCCGCAAGGCCATGGACAAACACAACCTGGATGAGGATGAACCCGAGGACTATGAGCTGGTGCAGGTTATTTCGGATGATCGGA AGCTGAAGATCCCTGACAACGCCAACGTGTTCTACGCCATGAACTCTACCGCCAACTATGACTTTGTCCTAAAGAAACGGACCTTCACCAAGGGGACAAAGGTCAGGCATGGAGCCAGCTCGACCCTCCCCCGCATGAAGCAGAAGGGACTCAAGATTGCCAAGGGCATCTTCCCTTAG